A window from Solea senegalensis isolate Sse05_10M linkage group LG15, IFAPA_SoseM_1, whole genome shotgun sequence encodes these proteins:
- the slc25a16 gene encoding graves disease carrier protein, whose translation MTSEATVSTPPAISSSPPTKRDYYWLRSFVAGGVAGCCAKTTIAPLDRVKILLQGQNPHYKHLGVFSTLTAVPKKEGYLGLYKGNGAMMVRIFPYGAIQFMAFDYYKKLLSKRIGISGHIHRLMAGSMAGLTAVICTYPLDVIRARLAFQVKGEHRYTGIANAFHTIYLKEGGVSGFYRGLTPTLIGMAPYAGFSFFTYGTLKSLGLKHFPELLGRPSSDNPDVLVLKTKVNLLCGGVAGAIAQTISYPLDVARRRMQLGSVLPDSEKCVSLRKTLTYVYTQYGIKKGLYRGLSLNYIRCVPSQAVAFTTYEFMKQVLHLN comes from the exons ATGACATCGGAGGCTACCGTCTCCACACCACCTGCCATAAGCAGCAGCCCGCCCACCAAGAGGGACTACTACTGGCTCCGCTCCTTTGTAGCTGGAG GTGTAGCAGGATGCTGCGCCAAGACGACCATCGCTCCTCTGGACAGAGTCAAGATTCTTCTACAAGGCCAGAACCCCCATTACAAACATCTAG GAGTGTTTTCCACTCTCACGGCTGTGCCGAAGAAAGAAGGCTATCTTGGATTGTACAAGGGTAACGGGGCGATGATGGTCAGGATTTTTCCTTATGGAGCTATCCAGTTCATGGCCTTTGACTATTACAAAAAG CTGCTAAGTAAACGGATAGGCATATCCGGACACATCCACCGCCTGATGGCAGGTTCTATGGCAG GATTGACTGCGGTGATTTGCACTTACCCTCTGGATGTGATTCGAGCCAGACTGGCCTTCCAGGTCAAAGGAGAGCATCGCTACACTGGAATTGCAAACGCCTTCCACACCATCTACCTGAAG GAGGGAGGGGTTTCGGGCTTCTACAGAGGACTAACCCCAACACTTATTGGAATGGCCCCTTATGCAG GTTTCTCGTTCTTCACTTATGGCACCCTGAAGAGCCTTGGCTTGAAGCATTTCCCGGAGCTGCTGGGACGCCCGTCCTCAGACAATCCCGATGTCCTCGTCCTGAAAACCAAAGTCAACCTGCTCTGCGGAGGAGTTGCCGGTGCCATCGCTCAGACAATATC GTACCCGCTGGATGTGGCCAGGAGGAGAATGCAGTTAGGATCCGTGCTTCCTGACTCTGAGAAATGTGT ATCACTGAGGAAGACCCTGACGTACGTGTATACGCAGTACGGCATCAAAAAGGGACTGTATCGAGGTCTGTCCCTCAACTACATCCGCTGTGTTCCCTCCCAAGCTGTGGCCTTCACCACCTACGAGTTTATGAAGCAGGTCCTCCACCTGAACTAG
- the alox5a gene encoding polyunsaturated fatty acid 5-lipoxygenase produces the protein MPRYTVTIATGNQWFAGTDDYVYITLVGTEQCSERTLLDKALYNDFERGAVDTYDVRVEEELGEIVLVKIEKKKYWMNDDWYCKYITVKMPSGEYVEFPCFRWLVDDKEVVLRDGQARLPQDDKTSLVKQHRQKELDLRRKTYRWKEWQPGFPMSIDANRHKDLPRDIQFDSEKGVDFVLNYAKAIENLCVNQFMHMFQSSWTDFVDFERIFVRIKNTISEYVMKHWKEDFMFGYQFLNGCNPVVIRKCTKLPDKFPVTHDMVAVSLERELTLEQEIEAGNIFIADYEVLDGISANTTDPCTLQYVAAPICLLYKNARNKVLPIAIQLGQTPGEDTPIFLPTDGQNDWLLAKIWVRSADFQHHQTITHLLRTHLMTEVFAIAMFRQLPAVHPVYKLLIPHIRFTIAINTKARDQLINECGIFDKANATGGGGHVQLVQKSMKTLTFRSMCFPDMIKARGVDNKEELPTYFFRDDGLTVWEATKSFVSDVVHIYYASDETVQEDEEIQAFIKDVCSFGMQDFDQCEFPKSLKTRAELTEYLTVVVFTASAQHAAVNFGQYDWCSWIPNAPSTMRKPPPNKKGLADVNLIIESLPDRGRSSWHLGAVWALSQYQENELYLGMYPDEHFIEKPVKAAMEKFRKKLAEITSSIKRRNEGKKLPYYNMSPDKIPNSVAV, from the exons ATGCCTCGTTACACAGTGACCATTGCCACGGGGAACCAGTGGTTCGCGGGGACAGATGACTACGTCTACATCACACTGGTGGGTACGGAACAATGCAGCGAGAGGACACTGCTGGACAAAGCTCTGTACAACGACTTTGAGAGAGGGGCG GTGGACACGTATGATGTGAGAGTTGAAGAGGAGCTCGGTGAGATTGTGCTGGTGAAGATTGAGAAGAAAAAGTACTGGATGAATGACGACTGGTACTGCAAGTACATCACTGTCAAGATGCCGTCCGGAGAATACGTGGAGTTTCCCTGCTTCCGCTGGCTGGTGGACGACAAGGAGGTGGTGCTGCGGGACGGACAAG CACGACTGCCTCAGGATGATAAGACCAGTCTGgtcaaacaacacagacaaaaagagCTTGATCTGAGGAGAAAAACCTACAG ATGGAAGGAGTGGCAGCCAGGTTTTCCAATGAGCATCGATGCCAACAGACACAAGGATTTGCCCCGGGACATCCAGTTTGACAGTGAGAAGGGAGTGGATTTTGTTCTGAACTATGCTAAGGC AATAGAGAATTTGTGTGTGAACCAGTTCATGCACATGTTCCAGTCGTCCTGGACTGACTTTGTCGACTTTGAGAGGATCTTTGTGAGAATCAAAAACACAATCTCAG AGTACGTGATGAAACACTGGAAAGAGGACTTCATGTTTGGATACCAGTTTCTGAACGGCTGTAACCCAGTAGTGATCCGAAAATGCACCAAACTTCCCGACAAGTTTCCCGTCACTCATGACATGGTCGCCGTCAGCCTGGAGAGGGAACTGACTCTGGAGCAGGAAATCGAG GCAGGAAACATCTTCATAGCGGACTATGAGGTGTTAGACGGCATCAGTGCCAACACCACAGACCCGTGCACGCTGCAGTACGTGGCTGCTCCCATTTGTCTGCTCTACAAGAACGCTCGCAACAAGGTCCTACCCATAGCCATACAG cTTGGGCAAACTCCAGGTGAAGACACCCCAATCTTCCTGCCCACTGATGGTCAGAATGACTGGCTGCTGGCTAAGATCTGGGTCCGCTCTGCTGATTTCCAGCACCACCAGACCATCACACACCTGCTCAGGACACACCTGATGACAGAGGTGTTTGCCATTGCCATGTTCAGGCAGCTCCCTGCTGTTCACCCCGTGTATAAG CTGCTCATTCCACACATTCGTTTCACCATCGCCATTAACACCAAGGCCAGAGATCAGCTCATCAACGAGTGTGGCATCTTTGACAAG GCAAATGCAACAGGCGGAGGTGGCCATGTCCAGCTGGTGCAGAAGAGCATGAAGACTCTGACCTTCAGGTCTATGTGCTTCCCTGATATGATCAAGGCCCGAGGAGTGGACAACAAAGAGGAGCTGCCCACTTACTTCTTCAGAGACGATGGACTCACTGTATGGGAGGCCACCAAAAG TTTCGTCTCCGATGTTGTACACATTTATTACGCCAGTGATGAGACGGTGCAGGAAGACGAGGAAATCCAGGCCTTCATTAAAGACGTGTGCAGCTTTGGGATGCAGGACTTCGATCAATGTG AGTTTCCCAAGTCTCTGAAAACACGTGCCGAACTGACCGAGTACCTCACAGTCGTCGTGTTCACGGCCTCAGCGCAACATGCAGCTGTAAACTTTGGTCAG TACGACTGGTGTTCTTGGATCCCTAATGCGCCGTCTACCATGCGGAAGCCGCCGCCCAACAAGAAGGGCCTGGCAGACGTGAACCTGATCATCGAGAGCCTCCCTGACCGCGGACGCTCCAGCTGGCACCTGGGTGCCGTTTGGGCCCTGAGCCAGTACCAGGAGAACGAG ctgtatCTGGGCATGTATCCCGACGAGCACTTCATTGAGAAGCCAGTGAAGGCGGCGATGGAGAAGTTCAGGAAGAAGCTGGCAGAGATCACCAGCTCCATCAAGAGGAGGAACGAGGGAAAGAAGCTGCCGTACTACAACATGTCGCCCGACAAGATCCCTAACAGTGTCGCCGTGTGA